In Salinibacterium sp. NK8237, the following proteins share a genomic window:
- a CDS encoding DUF4245 domain-containing protein — protein MAKSTEPRIVAGLGRPETPEETFARKAENSRKHRANQTLLNLVGATVASLVIVLFLVLVVVRPSEETPVVADYQTVAADAQTDASEPLLAPSLPESWYANSARLGTTSSVQTWYIGFVTPSTESSGAQFIALEQGIDANPTWVGIVTDGALATGTIAIDGIDWTIYDRRSDSDTGNYAYALAAELAGSTVVLHGTAADSEFELLAASIAADVETP, from the coding sequence ATGGCTAAGAGCACCGAACCGCGCATCGTCGCTGGGCTGGGCCGCCCCGAAACTCCCGAAGAAACTTTTGCGCGCAAGGCCGAGAACTCGCGTAAGCACCGCGCCAACCAGACTCTTCTCAATTTGGTCGGCGCAACTGTGGCGTCTCTCGTAATCGTGCTGTTCTTGGTTCTTGTGGTTGTTCGCCCCAGCGAAGAAACGCCCGTCGTTGCCGACTACCAGACCGTCGCTGCCGATGCTCAAACTGATGCGAGCGAACCGCTCCTCGCTCCCTCACTTCCGGAGTCCTGGTACGCGAACTCTGCGCGACTGGGTACTACCTCCTCGGTGCAGACCTGGTACATCGGGTTCGTTACGCCATCCACCGAATCGTCGGGTGCACAGTTCATTGCGCTTGAACAGGGAATCGACGCGAACCCCACGTGGGTAGGAATCGTGACAGATGGCGCACTCGCCACCGGCACGATCGCGATCGACGGCATCGATTGGACTATCTACGATCGCCGCTCAGATTCCGACACCGGAAACTATGCCTACGCGCTCGCGGCGGAGCTCGCAGGCAGCACAGTTGTATTGCATGGAACCGCCGCCGATTCTGAGTTCGAACTACTTGCGGCATCCATCGCCGCCGATGTGGAGACACCATGA
- a CDS encoding exodeoxyribonuclease VII small subunit, with translation MATPNETPVSELSYEEARDELISVVNELEQGSATLEQSLAFWERGEALAQRCEEWLIGARARLDAARSTSTADSAADASTDQ, from the coding sequence GTGGCTACCCCCAACGAAACTCCCGTCAGCGAGCTCAGTTATGAAGAAGCTCGGGATGAGCTCATTTCTGTTGTCAACGAGCTTGAGCAGGGTTCGGCAACGCTCGAACAATCGCTTGCCTTCTGGGAACGCGGTGAGGCTCTCGCTCAGCGCTGCGAAGAGTGGCTTATTGGTGCTCGCGCTCGCCTTGACGCTGCCCGCAGCACAAGCACGGCGGATAGCGCTGCTGACGCGAGCACCGACCAGTAA
- the xseA gene encoding exodeoxyribonuclease VII large subunit produces the protein MTITEGPPTVDTPWPVSVLSQKIRGWIERLGTAWVEGEITQWGGSGGNIYGKLKDLEVDATISFTIWSSVRTKLPKDLKQGDRVVALVKPNYWVKGGTLTMQVLEMRHVGLGDLLEKLELLRQKLRAEGLFEHKKPLPFLPNCIGLVTAKDSDAEKDVIRNAQLRWPAVKFRTAHAAVQGERAVSEVSQGIRELDADPKVDVIIVARGGGDFQNLLVFSDESLVRTAAACVTPLVSAIGHENDRPLLDEVADLRASTPTDAAKRVVPDVAEELSRVQQARSGMRLRITQRLSYEGDRLESLRTRPVLANPVSLIDSHADELSRYVSRSNELVERAIEKAHAGVTELTGQLRALSPQRTLQRGYAIAQLPDGTAVRSTSDAPDGTELLLTVADGKISTTVTGQPADN, from the coding sequence GTGACGATCACAGAGGGCCCGCCCACCGTCGATACTCCGTGGCCAGTGTCGGTGTTGTCCCAGAAGATCCGTGGCTGGATCGAGCGCTTGGGCACAGCGTGGGTCGAAGGTGAGATCACCCAGTGGGGCGGATCGGGCGGCAACATTTACGGCAAGCTCAAAGACCTTGAAGTGGATGCCACCATCTCTTTCACTATTTGGTCGTCGGTGCGCACGAAATTGCCGAAAGATCTCAAGCAGGGCGACCGCGTTGTTGCCCTCGTCAAACCCAACTATTGGGTCAAGGGTGGCACCCTCACCATGCAGGTGCTCGAGATGCGTCACGTCGGGCTCGGCGACTTACTCGAGAAACTTGAACTGCTGCGCCAGAAATTGCGCGCCGAGGGTCTCTTCGAGCACAAAAAGCCCCTCCCCTTCTTGCCGAACTGCATCGGGCTTGTCACGGCGAAAGATAGCGACGCTGAGAAGGACGTCATTCGCAACGCCCAGTTGCGCTGGCCCGCCGTAAAGTTCCGCACCGCTCACGCGGCAGTGCAGGGCGAGCGTGCGGTCTCTGAGGTTTCGCAGGGCATCCGAGAGTTGGATGCCGATCCCAAGGTCGATGTCATCATCGTCGCCCGCGGTGGCGGCGACTTTCAGAACCTGCTCGTGTTCAGCGATGAATCCTTAGTGCGAACCGCAGCGGCCTGCGTGACACCGCTGGTATCGGCGATTGGGCATGAGAACGATCGACCGCTGCTCGACGAGGTTGCTGATTTGCGGGCATCCACCCCCACTGATGCCGCGAAACGTGTCGTGCCGGACGTCGCTGAAGAGTTGAGCCGAGTGCAGCAGGCACGCTCCGGCATGCGGCTGCGCATCACTCAGCGTCTCAGTTATGAGGGTGATCGTCTGGAGTCGCTGCGCACCCGACCGGTGTTGGCGAATCCGGTTTCGCTTATCGATTCGCACGCCGACGAGCTTTCGCGGTATGTCTCGCGCAGCAACGAGCTGGTGGAGCGCGCAATCGAAAAAGCCCACGCCGGTGTCACCGAGCTGACAGGCCAATTGCGAGCCCTCTCCCCTCAACGCACCCTGCAGCGCGGCTATGCCATCGCGCAGCTGCCTGATGGCACCGCCGTGCGTTCCACTTCTGATGCCCCAGACGGCACTGAGCTGCTGCTCACCGTTGCCGACGGCAAGATTTCCACCACTGTCACCGGCCAGCCGGCTGACAACTAG
- a CDS encoding 4-hydroxy-3-methylbut-2-enyl diphosphate reductase: protein MPPMPARREQLQNLPVAGAKRVVLAAPRGYCAGVDRAVIAVEKALANYGAPVYVRKQIVHNIHVVTTLEAQGAIFVDEVDEIPEGSTVVFSAHGVSPAVVKGASDRELHAIDATCPLVTKVHREATRFARDNYQILLIGHDGHEEVEGTMGHAPERTILVNSPADVPNIVVENTDNLVWLSQTTLSVDETMETVRLLRERFPTLQDPPSDDICYATQNRQVAIKKVAEDAELVIVVGSANSSNTVRLVDVALEYGAKAAYRVDYASEIKQEWLDGVATVGVTSGASVPEVLVQEVLADLAEAGYGDVSTVVTAEEDLMFSLPKELRTDAAGNPDERGLGGRNRKLDWQ, encoded by the coding sequence ATGCCCCCGATGCCCGCACGCCGAGAGCAATTGCAAAATTTGCCGGTCGCAGGCGCAAAACGCGTCGTCTTAGCGGCTCCGCGTGGCTACTGTGCGGGAGTTGACCGCGCTGTTATCGCTGTCGAAAAAGCGCTCGCCAACTACGGCGCCCCTGTCTATGTGCGCAAGCAAATCGTGCACAACATTCATGTCGTGACAACGCTCGAAGCACAGGGCGCGATCTTTGTGGATGAGGTCGACGAAATCCCCGAGGGATCAACGGTCGTCTTTTCGGCCCACGGTGTCTCGCCGGCTGTCGTCAAGGGAGCCTCCGACCGCGAGCTGCATGCGATCGACGCCACTTGCCCTCTCGTTACCAAGGTTCACCGCGAAGCGACTCGCTTCGCCCGCGACAACTACCAAATCTTGCTCATCGGCCACGATGGCCATGAAGAGGTCGAAGGCACGATGGGGCACGCTCCCGAGCGCACCATCCTCGTCAACAGCCCCGCCGATGTACCTAACATCGTGGTGGAAAACACCGACAACCTCGTCTGGCTTTCGCAGACCACATTGAGTGTCGATGAAACGATGGAGACGGTTCGCCTGCTGCGCGAACGTTTCCCCACTCTGCAAGATCCGCCGAGCGACGACATTTGTTACGCCACTCAGAACCGTCAGGTGGCTATCAAGAAGGTGGCCGAAGACGCTGAACTCGTGATTGTGGTCGGCAGCGCCAACAGCTCCAACACGGTCCGCCTTGTGGATGTCGCTCTTGAGTACGGCGCCAAAGCTGCGTACCGGGTCGATTACGCGAGCGAAATCAAACAAGAGTGGCTTGACGGTGTCGCCACGGTTGGCGTCACGAGCGGAGCATCCGTTCCCGAAGTTTTGGTTCAAGAAGTGCTGGCCGACCTCGCAGAAGCAGGCTACGGCGACGTCTCCACCGTTGTTACCGCCGAAGAAGACCTCATGTTTTCGCTGCCCAAAGAACTGCGCACCGACGCTGCAGGCAACCCCGATGAGCGCGGCCTCGGTGGCCGCAATCGCAAACTTGATTGGCAATAG
- a CDS encoding DUF6264 family protein, whose amino-acid sequence MTDPRPRPKFGEYAPLPPAAPEGTSEAGVEKSPADPATPASPAGMAPPAMPIIPDSSLNAQYQRDAAAGLTAQGETPVAPPRKHRLWDVFLTATLLLFGVVDIINTFGTVANLGPVLREGLAAQGMDDFTSDALASEAGGVANIVRVAALVLTIIFALLQIQRKRIAFWIPIIGASIAGIALMVAIFVAVLSDPGFIAYVESLQ is encoded by the coding sequence ATGACTGACCCGCGCCCACGCCCGAAATTTGGCGAGTATGCACCCTTGCCTCCTGCTGCCCCCGAAGGCACGAGCGAGGCGGGGGTAGAGAAGTCACCAGCTGACCCCGCTACTCCTGCTTCTCCCGCTGGGATGGCACCGCCGGCCATGCCGATCATCCCTGATTCGTCGCTAAATGCGCAGTACCAGCGAGATGCAGCAGCCGGCCTCACTGCGCAAGGCGAGACTCCTGTGGCGCCCCCGCGCAAACATCGCCTCTGGGACGTCTTTCTCACCGCAACGCTGTTGCTCTTTGGTGTCGTGGATATCATCAACACGTTCGGCACGGTGGCTAACCTTGGCCCGGTCTTGCGGGAGGGCCTCGCCGCTCAGGGCATGGACGACTTCACGTCAGACGCCCTCGCGAGCGAAGCCGGAGGCGTTGCCAACATCGTTCGCGTTGCCGCCCTCGTGCTCACGATCATCTTCGCGTTGCTGCAAATTCAGCGCAAACGAATCGCCTTCTGGATTCCGATCATCGGTGCGAGTATCGCAGGGATAGCACTCATGGTTGCGATCTTCGTTGCCGTGCTCAGTGATCCCGGTTTCATCGCTTACGTCGAGAGCCTGCAGTAA
- the fbaA gene encoding class II fructose-bisphosphate aldolase — MPVATPDQYAEMLDKAKKNSFAYPAINASSSSTINGILQGLSDAGSDGIIQVTTGGADYFAGQSVKARASGALAFAAFVTEVAKNYPVTVALHTDHCPKNALDDFVLPLIAASETEVKAGRNPIFQSHMWDGSAVPLAENLEIAKDILPRMKAINSILEVEIGVVGGEEDGVSHDINDSLYTTLDDVIATVDALGLGEQGRYIAALTFGNVHGVYKPGNVKLRPELLGEIQAGIAAKYGTGANPLDLVFHGGSGSTDEEIATAVANGVIKMNIDTDTQYAYSRSVADSVLRNYDGFLKVDGEVGNKKVYDPRAWGKAAESALALRVVEATKQLGSAGFSGK, encoded by the coding sequence ATGCCAGTCGCAACCCCAGATCAGTACGCAGAAATGCTCGACAAGGCGAAGAAGAACTCCTTCGCCTACCCCGCCATCAATGCGTCATCGTCATCGACGATCAACGGAATCCTTCAAGGACTCAGCGATGCCGGTTCTGACGGCATCATCCAGGTCACCACCGGTGGCGCAGACTACTTCGCTGGCCAGTCGGTTAAGGCACGCGCCTCCGGAGCTCTTGCTTTCGCCGCGTTCGTCACCGAGGTTGCCAAGAACTACCCGGTGACCGTTGCACTGCACACGGACCACTGCCCCAAGAATGCTCTTGACGACTTCGTTCTCCCGCTCATCGCGGCATCCGAGACTGAGGTCAAGGCAGGCCGCAACCCGATCTTCCAGTCGCACATGTGGGATGGCTCGGCTGTTCCTCTTGCCGAGAACCTCGAGATCGCCAAAGACATCCTCCCACGCATGAAGGCCATCAACTCGATTCTCGAAGTTGAAATCGGTGTTGTTGGTGGAGAAGAAGACGGCGTAAGCCACGACATCAACGACAGCCTCTACACGACGCTGGATGACGTCATCGCTACCGTCGACGCGCTCGGCCTCGGCGAGCAGGGTCGTTACATCGCAGCCCTCACCTTCGGCAACGTGCACGGTGTCTACAAGCCAGGCAACGTGAAGCTTCGCCCGGAACTGCTCGGCGAAATTCAGGCTGGTATTGCCGCGAAGTACGGCACGGGCGCTAACCCCCTCGACCTCGTCTTCCACGGTGGATCAGGCTCGACGGATGAAGAAATCGCGACCGCTGTTGCCAACGGTGTCATCAAGATGAACATCGACACCGACACCCAGTACGCCTATAGCCGCTCGGTCGCTGACAGCGTGCTGCGCAACTACGACGGCTTCCTCAAGGTTGACGGCGAAGTCGGAAACAAGAAGGTTTACGACCCCCGCGCCTGGGGCAAGGCGGCAGAATCCGCTCTCGCGCTGCGCGTTGTTGAAGCAACGAAGCAGCTCGGTTCGGCTGGATTCTCTGGCAAGTAA